In Syntrophotaleaceae bacterium, the DNA window CCGAGATGCAGATGTCGCCGAAAAATCCCGCGACGGCGATCAGGGCTCCCACCGGCAGGGCCTGCAGAGCCGGTATGGGGGTCAGCAACGGGGCGAGAAGGCAGGCCAGGATGGCGGTGGTGGCAATGCCGCCGATCAGGCCTGCCCAGGTCTTGTTGGGGCTGACCGTGGGCACGACCCTGGCGCGGCCGAGGCTCTTGCCCCAGAGGTACTGGGCGATGTCGTTCAGTTCCGTCAGGCTGATCAGAAACAGCACCAGTCCCGCTCCCGCCGCTTTCCCCTCTCCGTTCATGGGGAGCACCAGCAGGTAACCCAGGTGGCTCAGGCTGAGCACGGTGGTCATCAATCCCCACTGCAGGGTGCCGGCCGCCTTGAGGAAGCCTTCCGTCTGCCCCCGCAGCAGCATGCGCATCGGCAGCAACAGGAACATGTAGATCGGGATGAAGATGATGAACATCCCGTACCATTCGATGTAGGCCCAGAAATATTGCAGCGGAATGGCCAGGTAAGCCCAGAACAGCACCCGATGGTCGGCGCGGCGGGTGGGGATCAGGGTGATGAATTCCTTGAAGGCCAGATAGGAGATCAGGCCGAAGAAGATGATGGCGGCGCCTTTAGACAGGAGCAGTGCGCCGAACAGCAGGGCGACGATCAGCCACCAGGTTCTGATTCGCAGCACCAGTTCGGAGTGGTCCTTCTGAGGGCGCAATTTTTTCAGGATCAGGATGGCGGCGGTGCTGACGACCAACAGCGCCAGGACGGCCACCATGAACCAATGGACGCCGGACATCTGTAGGGGCGGACCCGCGTGTCCGCCCTGGTTCGTGACCATGCCCGATGCCGACAGGAAAAGCGACGGAATCATGCCTCCCCCTCCGCCAATGCGCGTTTGGCCCGATTGAAGATGGTCAGCAGCAGAAGAACGAAAATGGCGAACAACGCGATGTGCAGCCA includes these proteins:
- a CDS encoding phosphatidate cytidylyltransferase, which codes for MIPSLFLSASGMVTNQGGHAGPPLQMSGVHWFMVAVLALLVVSTAAILILKKLRPQKDHSELVLRIRTWWLIVALLFGALLLSKGAAIIFFGLISYLAFKEFITLIPTRRADHRVLFWAYLAIPLQYFWAYIEWYGMFIIFIPIYMFLLLPMRMLLRGQTEGFLKAAGTLQWGLMTTVLSLSHLGYLLVLPMNGEGKAAGAGLVLFLISLTELNDIAQYLWGKSLGRARVVPTVSPNKTWAGLIGGIATTAILACLLAPLLTPIPALQALPVGALIAVAGFFGDICISAVKRDIGIKDSSTLLPGHGGILDRVDSLTFTAPLFFHYVYYFYF